The proteins below are encoded in one region of Micromonospora pisi:
- a CDS encoding fasciclin domain-containing protein — translation MSEPSAPYHPSTLPGTRRSRTAPGLAVAALLLALVATGCTGTDHGERGATQAAPAPVGVTGPLCDVLPAGTDPGNPASLAGEPVDVALQWIPVLTRFEAALRASGLAPELRGMTGLTILAPTDDAFGGKFSEDTLDELFIERKDDLRALLKAHIVDGSHPLAELVAAGRVTTLDGTPVEVTASGTMARVAGQAGTLCADYRAVNARIHIIDKVLGKLPTDADGGEHRSH, via the coding sequence GTGTCCGAGCCATCCGCTCCGTACCACCCATCGACCCTCCCCGGCACCCGCCGGTCCCGCACCGCACCGGGCCTCGCCGTCGCGGCACTGCTCCTGGCGCTCGTCGCGACCGGATGTACGGGCACCGACCACGGTGAGCGGGGCGCCACCCAGGCCGCACCGGCACCCGTCGGGGTGACCGGTCCACTCTGCGACGTGCTGCCCGCCGGCACCGACCCCGGCAATCCGGCGTCGCTCGCCGGTGAACCGGTCGACGTGGCGCTGCAGTGGATCCCCGTCCTCACCCGGTTCGAGGCGGCGCTGCGGGCCTCGGGACTCGCGCCCGAACTGCGCGGCATGACGGGGCTGACCATTCTCGCCCCGACCGACGACGCGTTCGGCGGCAAGTTCTCCGAGGACACCCTCGACGAGCTCTTCATCGAGCGCAAGGACGACCTGCGCGCCTTGCTCAAGGCGCACATCGTGGACGGGTCCCACCCGCTGGCCGAGCTGGTGGCCGCCGGCCGGGTGACCACCCTGGACGGCACCCCGGTCGAGGTCACCGCCAGCGGCACGATGGCCCGGGTGGCGGGCCAGGCGGGCACCCTCTGCGCCGACTACCGGGCCGTCAACGCCCGGATCCACATCATCGACAAGGTCCTCGGCAAGCTGCCCACCGATGCCGACGGCGGCGAACACCGCAGCCACTGA
- a CDS encoding alpha-ketoglutarate-dependent dioxygenase AlkB, with amino-acid sequence MLDTAPTASLGRLAGAVRRHELTRGAWVDHLPGWVHGSDLVLGTLLDEVDWRAERRRMYDDQVDVPRLLRWYAGHETLPHPLLTEARRRLNAHYGPELGEPFVTAGMCLYRTGRDSVAWHGDTHGRSATVDTMVAIVSFGTPRPLLLRPRGGGNSLRFPLGHGDLVVMGGSCQRTWEHAIPKTSRPVGPRVSVQFRPAGVA; translated from the coding sequence ATGCTGGACACGGCACCCACGGCGAGTCTCGGTCGGCTCGCCGGGGCGGTCCGCCGCCACGAGCTGACCCGCGGCGCCTGGGTCGACCACCTCCCCGGCTGGGTGCACGGCTCCGACCTGGTGTTGGGCACCCTGCTTGACGAGGTCGACTGGCGCGCCGAGCGCCGCCGGATGTACGACGACCAGGTCGACGTGCCGCGCCTGCTGCGGTGGTACGCCGGCCACGAGACGCTGCCGCATCCGCTGCTGACCGAGGCGCGCCGTCGACTCAACGCGCACTACGGGCCGGAGTTGGGGGAGCCGTTCGTCACCGCCGGCATGTGTCTCTACCGCACCGGTCGGGACAGCGTGGCCTGGCACGGTGACACCCATGGTCGTTCCGCCACCGTCGACACGATGGTCGCGATCGTCTCCTTCGGCACGCCGCGCCCCCTGTTGCTCCGCCCCAGGGGTGGCGGGAACAGTCTGCGTTTCCCGCTCGGCCACGGAGACCTCGTCGTGATGGGCGGTTCCTGTCAGCGCACCTGGGAGCACGCGATCCCGAAGACGAGCCGTCCGGTCGGCCCCCGGGTCAGTGTGCAGTTCCGCCCGGCCGGCGTCGCCTGA
- a CDS encoding M14 family zinc carboxypeptidase, protein MRYRRSSAVVLSGLLVATLGTVTAPAAALGNPATTTLAALAAPEPNQVQDLTVKQADGFATLAWTPVAGATDYQIERTLVDDAGTATGPATIVGVWRPNRQINNEKPTFADAGFNPGDRFQWRVRARLGTTEQPYSLPVSGTTTAPWGDPAVPGQNLRTQWETTKAAQYTSDVDEYAYTAAIDERSERVRIVEIGRTVLGRPINMFVIGYPTPPATPAEVAATSPLSVNCNVHGNEPGDREACLIMARQLAFSDDARTKDLLSHTTVLIVPTINGDGRAANTRGNSTGQDLNRDYSLIRQPETLSFVQMLREYRPVAGYDGHEFGNSSAGDLPMLPPRHQNVATSIFNESQHMIEGHMYEHGAKDGWWPCPYGCNGGGNVGLGEETILRNTLGLKNVVNSLLELRSSGGATRPDEGNTANNRRRKTFSALWTFNEFLDYHRANLNAIKQARTEAITFQASNSSRIVFRGSHLIPAHPAPHPGEAPPPANAPTEDQILENAPCAYKLTEEQYNGARTDGPGGVGFTVAQRIRAHGWKVVKTADGYVVPLAQPERGLIPLLLDAQGTEELVGAERVYPSGPSRHNGPLVVSGVTCLAGATVNGPVTVRPGATLIATGTTISGPVSATGAAGVFLADSTVRGPVSVTGTSGAIALVDVTVSGPVTLAANATGADLPLVAGNTVNGPLSCAGNSPAPISLGLRNTVQGPRSGQCALL, encoded by the coding sequence ATGAGATACAGAAGATCGTCGGCGGTCGTCCTGTCCGGACTGCTCGTCGCCACCCTCGGTACGGTCACCGCCCCGGCGGCCGCGCTCGGCAACCCGGCCACGACCACCCTCGCCGCACTCGCCGCGCCCGAACCGAACCAGGTTCAGGACCTGACCGTCAAGCAGGCCGACGGCTTCGCCACCCTGGCCTGGACGCCGGTCGCCGGCGCCACCGACTACCAGATCGAACGCACCCTCGTGGACGACGCCGGCACCGCCACCGGTCCGGCGACCATCGTCGGTGTCTGGCGCCCCAACCGTCAGATCAACAACGAGAAGCCGACCTTCGCCGACGCCGGCTTCAACCCCGGCGACCGGTTCCAGTGGCGGGTACGCGCCCGCCTCGGCACCACCGAGCAGCCGTACTCGTTGCCGGTCTCCGGCACCACCACCGCGCCCTGGGGCGACCCGGCGGTACCCGGCCAGAACCTGCGTACCCAGTGGGAGACCACCAAGGCCGCGCAGTACACCAGCGACGTCGACGAGTACGCCTACACCGCGGCGATCGACGAGCGCAGTGAGCGGGTCCGGATCGTCGAGATCGGCCGAACCGTGCTCGGCCGCCCGATCAACATGTTCGTCATCGGCTACCCCACTCCGCCGGCCACCCCGGCCGAGGTGGCAGCCACCTCGCCGCTCTCGGTCAACTGCAACGTGCACGGCAACGAACCCGGCGACCGCGAAGCCTGCCTGATCATGGCCCGCCAGCTGGCCTTCAGCGACGACGCGCGGACGAAGGACCTGTTGTCGCACACCACCGTGCTGATCGTCCCGACCATCAACGGCGACGGCCGGGCGGCCAACACCCGGGGCAACTCCACCGGTCAGGACCTCAACCGCGACTACTCCCTGATCCGTCAGCCGGAGACCCTCTCCTTCGTGCAGATGCTGCGCGAGTACCGGCCGGTGGCCGGCTACGACGGGCACGAGTTCGGCAACTCCAGCGCCGGTGACCTGCCGATGCTGCCGCCGCGTCACCAGAACGTGGCCACCTCGATCTTCAACGAGTCGCAGCACATGATCGAGGGCCACATGTACGAACACGGCGCCAAGGACGGCTGGTGGCCGTGCCCGTACGGGTGCAACGGCGGGGGCAACGTGGGGCTGGGCGAGGAGACCATCCTGCGCAACACCCTCGGCCTGAAGAACGTGGTCAACTCGCTGCTCGAACTGCGCAGCTCGGGTGGCGCCACCCGCCCGGACGAGGGCAACACGGCGAACAACCGGCGGCGCAAGACGTTCTCCGCACTCTGGACGTTCAACGAGTTCCTCGACTACCACCGGGCCAACCTGAACGCGATCAAGCAGGCCCGGACCGAGGCGATCACGTTCCAGGCGTCGAACAGCAGCCGGATCGTCTTCCGTGGCTCGCACCTGATCCCGGCGCACCCGGCGCCGCACCCGGGAGAGGCCCCGCCACCGGCGAACGCGCCGACCGAGGACCAGATCCTGGAGAACGCGCCGTGCGCGTACAAGCTCACCGAGGAGCAGTACAACGGGGCCCGTACCGACGGTCCCGGTGGGGTGGGCTTCACGGTCGCGCAGCGCATACGGGCGCACGGCTGGAAGGTCGTCAAGACCGCCGACGGGTACGTCGTACCGCTGGCCCAGCCGGAGCGGGGCCTGATCCCGCTGCTGCTCGACGCCCAGGGCACCGAGGAACTCGTCGGTGCCGAGCGGGTCTACCCGAGCGGCCCGAGCCGGCACAACGGGCCGCTGGTCGTCTCCGGCGTCACCTGCCTCGCCGGTGCCACCGTGAACGGCCCGGTCACGGTCCGGCCGGGCGCCACCCTGATCGCCACCGGTACGACCATCAGTGGCCCGGTCAGCGCCACCGGCGCCGCCGGGGTCTTCCTGGCCGACAGCACGGTGCGCGGTCCGGTGTCGGTCACCGGCACCAGCGGCGCGATCGCCCTGGTCGACGTCACGGTCTCCGGTCCGGTCACCCTGGCGGCCAACGCCACCGGCGCCGACCTGCCCCTGGTCGCCGGGAACACCGTCAACGGCCCGCTGAGCTGCGCCGGCAACAGCCCGGCGCCGATCAGCCTCGGCCTCCGCAACACCGTGCAGGGGCCCCGATCGGGCCAGTGCGCGCTGCTCTGA
- a CDS encoding CbtA family protein, giving the protein MLSARSLLIRGMLVGLAAGVAAYLFATLFGEGPVGQAIDFESAQGAAAHAAAHAADAGAHTDAAEPELVSRLVQSTIGLATAALVYGVALGGLFALAFAIAYGRIGRFTPRATAALVALGGFVTVALVPFLKYPANPPATGNPDTLDQRTVLYFLMIVIGVAAGLLALHLGRWLQPRYGAWNATLLAVGAYAVFITVVQFSLPTINEVPDGFPALVLWEFRLASLGTQFVTWATLGLLFGALTERRVRASATRRVGETVPA; this is encoded by the coding sequence ATGCTCTCCGCTCGTTCGCTGCTGATCCGTGGGATGCTGGTCGGCCTCGCCGCCGGTGTCGCCGCCTACCTGTTCGCCACCCTCTTCGGTGAGGGCCCGGTCGGGCAGGCGATCGATTTCGAGTCCGCGCAGGGTGCCGCCGCACACGCGGCGGCGCACGCGGCCGACGCCGGGGCACACACCGACGCGGCCGAGCCCGAACTGGTCAGCCGTCTCGTGCAGAGCACGATCGGGTTGGCCACCGCCGCACTCGTGTACGGGGTGGCGCTCGGTGGCCTGTTCGCACTCGCGTTCGCGATCGCGTACGGCCGGATCGGTCGGTTCACCCCGCGTGCGACCGCCGCTCTGGTCGCCCTCGGCGGCTTCGTGACGGTCGCTCTCGTCCCGTTCCTGAAATACCCGGCGAACCCGCCGGCCACGGGTAACCCGGACACCCTCGACCAGCGGACCGTCCTGTACTTCCTGATGATCGTGATCGGGGTGGCTGCCGGGCTGCTCGCCCTGCACCTCGGCCGGTGGCTCCAACCCCGGTACGGCGCGTGGAACGCGACCCTGCTCGCGGTGGGGGCGTACGCGGTCTTCATCACCGTCGTGCAGTTCTCACTGCCGACGATCAACGAGGTGCCGGACGGCTTCCCCGCCCTGGTGCTGTGGGAGTTCCGGCTCGCGTCACTCGGCACCCAGTTCGTCACCTGGGCCACCCTCGGGTTGCTCTTCGGCGCGCTCACCGAACGCCGGGTCCGCGCCAGCGCCACCCGACGGGTGGGCGAGACGGTCCCGGCCTGA
- a CDS encoding DUF6582 domain-containing protein produces MKTTWKPHEEHGTLGSKQKRELPDTVFAFPTKRKEPMVDASHVRNAVARFDQVQGVTDAEREQAFANIKAAAKHYGVEVAETEWRQLGKLPHTPNPVHSRR; encoded by the coding sequence ATGAAAACCACCTGGAAGCCGCACGAGGAGCACGGCACCCTCGGTAGCAAGCAGAAGCGGGAACTACCAGACACGGTCTTCGCGTTCCCGACAAAACGCAAGGAACCCATGGTCGACGCGTCCCACGTACGTAACGCGGTGGCCCGGTTCGACCAGGTACAGGGCGTGACGGACGCCGAGCGGGAGCAGGCGTTCGCCAACATCAAGGCCGCCGCGAAGCACTACGGGGTCGAGGTGGCCGAGACCGAGTGGCGGCAGCTCGGCAAGCTGCCACACACCCCGAACCCGGTCCACAGCCGGCGCTGA
- a CDS encoding histidine phosphatase family protein, which produces MTIRLVLVSHAPTPAVRRAAFPLDEPLDPHGLAAASAAAANLPRHDEVRCAPARRCAQTATALGLTPVTDDGLRDGDLGRWSGRTLDEVAADEPDAVAAWLTDPAAAPHGGESLDDLLARTGTWLRELPGTARTVIAVTHPMVIRALVVNAIAATPASFWRIDIAPLTGTVLRGGAGRWNLRRSGDPLG; this is translated from the coding sequence GTGACGATCCGACTGGTCCTCGTCTCCCACGCGCCCACCCCGGCGGTACGCCGGGCGGCGTTTCCCCTGGACGAGCCGCTGGACCCGCACGGGCTCGCCGCCGCCAGCGCCGCCGCCGCGAACCTGCCCCGCCACGACGAGGTGCGCTGCGCCCCCGCCCGCCGCTGCGCGCAGACCGCCACCGCGCTCGGGCTGACTCCCGTCACCGACGACGGGTTGCGTGACGGGGATCTCGGTCGCTGGTCGGGGCGTACCCTCGACGAGGTCGCCGCCGACGAGCCGGACGCGGTCGCGGCCTGGCTGACCGACCCGGCGGCCGCGCCACACGGCGGCGAGAGCCTCGACGACCTGCTCGCCCGGACCGGGACCTGGCTGCGGGAACTTCCCGGCACCGCCCGTACGGTCATCGCCGTCACCCATCCGATGGTGATCCGTGCCCTGGTCGTCAACGCGATCGCGGCGACGCCCGCCTCGTTCTGGCGTATCGACATCGCCCCGCTGACCGGGACCGTGCTCAGGGGTGGTGCCGGACGGTGGAATCTGCGCCGGTCGGGGGATCCGCTGGGCTGA
- a CDS encoding CbtB domain-containing protein has translation MANVSVSALPTPTAVPAPTPIPLRQILPWAIFGAVLAVVLLYFVGAEQGVTSVFSGESVHEFVHDGRHLLGFPCH, from the coding sequence ATGGCAAACGTATCCGTATCCGCACTGCCGACGCCGACCGCCGTACCGGCGCCGACGCCGATCCCGCTCCGCCAGATCCTGCCCTGGGCGATCTTCGGTGCGGTGCTCGCCGTCGTGCTGCTCTACTTCGTCGGCGCGGAGCAGGGTGTGACCTCCGTCTTCTCCGGTGAGTCGGTGCACGAGTTCGTCCACGACGGACGCCACCTGCTCGGTTTCCCCTGTCACTAG
- the recQ gene encoding DNA helicase RecQ — MASPTELRTSESLQVLRRVFGYDAFRGSQQEIIDQVVGGGDALVLMPTGGGKSLCYQIPALVRDGVAVVVSPLIALMQDQVDALTNLGVRAGFLNSTQDLAARRRVESAFLAGEIDLLYLAPEALGSGATISLLDRGTIALFAIDEAHCVAQWGHDFRPDYLALSMLHERWPDVPRIALTATATPATHAEIATRLNLRDARHFVANFDRPNIQYRIVAKQEPRRQLLDLLRNEHPGDAGIVYCLSRASVDKIAEFLVANGINALPYHAGLDASTRAANQKRFLREDGLVMVATIAFGMGIDKPDVRFVAHLDLPKSVEGYYQETGRAGRDGLPSTAWLAYGLQDVVQQRKMIDSSEGDLTHRRMLAGHLDAMLALCETVECRRVGLLAYFGQHSDPCGNCDTCLTPPQSWDATIPAQKLLSTVLRLHRERNQKFGAGQSIDILLGKKTEKVAQYGHDSLTVFGIGGELREAEWRAVVRQLLAQGLLAVQGEYGTLVLTETSAEVLGRQRTVMMRREPERSTSRAARPRGAAATVELPPGAEPVFERLRAWRAATAKDQGVPAYVIFHDATLRQIATEVPSSLSKLGGVSGVGENKLAKYGQQILDTLAND, encoded by the coding sequence ATGGCTTCCCCGACCGAGCTGCGGACCAGCGAATCGTTGCAGGTGCTGCGCCGGGTCTTCGGCTACGACGCCTTCCGGGGCAGCCAGCAGGAGATCATCGACCAGGTCGTCGGCGGCGGCGACGCGCTCGTGCTGATGCCGACCGGCGGCGGCAAGTCACTCTGCTACCAGATCCCGGCACTGGTCCGCGACGGCGTCGCGGTGGTCGTCTCGCCACTGATCGCACTGATGCAGGACCAGGTCGACGCCCTCACCAACCTCGGGGTACGCGCCGGGTTCCTCAACTCCACCCAGGATCTCGCCGCCCGGCGGCGGGTCGAGTCGGCCTTCCTCGCGGGCGAGATCGACTTGCTCTACCTGGCGCCGGAGGCACTGGGCTCCGGCGCGACCATCAGTCTGCTGGACCGGGGCACGATCGCCCTGTTCGCCATCGACGAGGCGCACTGCGTGGCCCAGTGGGGCCACGACTTCCGCCCCGACTACCTGGCCCTGTCGATGCTGCACGAACGGTGGCCGGACGTACCCCGGATCGCCCTGACCGCCACCGCGACCCCGGCCACGCACGCCGAGATCGCGACCCGACTCAACCTGCGCGACGCCCGCCACTTCGTGGCGAACTTCGACCGGCCGAACATCCAGTACCGGATCGTGGCGAAGCAGGAGCCCCGCCGGCAACTGCTCGACCTGCTGCGCAACGAGCACCCCGGGGACGCCGGCATCGTCTACTGCCTCTCCCGTGCCTCGGTGGACAAGATCGCCGAGTTTCTGGTCGCCAACGGCATCAACGCGCTGCCGTACCACGCGGGGCTGGACGCGTCGACCCGGGCCGCGAACCAGAAGCGGTTCCTGCGCGAGGACGGCCTGGTGATGGTCGCCACGATCGCGTTCGGCATGGGGATCGACAAGCCGGACGTACGCTTCGTCGCCCATCTCGACCTGCCGAAGTCGGTCGAGGGCTACTACCAGGAGACCGGTCGGGCCGGCCGGGACGGGCTGCCGTCCACCGCCTGGCTGGCGTACGGGCTCCAGGACGTGGTGCAGCAGCGCAAGATGATCGACAGTTCGGAGGGGGACCTGACGCACCGTCGGATGCTCGCCGGGCACCTCGACGCGATGCTGGCCCTCTGCGAGACGGTCGAGTGCCGACGGGTCGGGCTGCTCGCCTACTTCGGCCAGCACAGCGACCCGTGCGGCAACTGCGACACCTGCCTCACCCCGCCGCAGTCCTGGGACGCGACGATCCCGGCCCAGAAGCTGCTCTCCACCGTGCTGCGCCTGCACCGCGAACGGAATCAGAAGTTCGGCGCCGGACAGTCGATCGACATCCTGCTCGGCAAGAAGACGGAAAAGGTCGCGCAGTACGGGCACGACTCGCTCACCGTCTTCGGTATCGGCGGTGAACTGCGCGAGGCCGAGTGGCGCGCGGTGGTCCGCCAACTCCTGGCCCAGGGCCTGCTCGCGGTCCAGGGTGAGTACGGCACCCTGGTCCTCACCGAGACCAGCGCGGAGGTGCTGGGCCGGCAGCGGACGGTGATGATGCGGCGGGAGCCGGAGCGGTCCACCTCCCGTGCCGCCAGGCCGCGCGGCGCGGCCGCGACGGTCGAGCTGCCGCCGGGCGCCGAGCCGGTGTTCGAGCGGCTCCGGGCCTGGCGCGCGGCGACCGCGAAGGACCAGGGCGTGCCGGCGTACGTGATCTTCCACGACGCGACGCTGCGTCAGATCGCGACCGAGGTCCCGTCGTCCCTGTCCAAGCTGGGCGGGGTCAGCGGCGTCGGCGAGAACAAGCTGGCCAAGTACGGCCAGCAGATCCTGGACACCCTGGCGAACGACTGA